One Plasmodium sp. gorilla clade G2 genome assembly, chromosome: 12 genomic window carries:
- a CDS encoding general transcription factor 3C polypeptide 5, putative, translating to MIRDGSEKEDKSFVRVYKNKDKNKEIYFETIRKDKYICVEVPGRIKKGSNGLSAVESLGGLHKITEVFNHHKNKYNYDETIVLRINNNDMYSSFISATCTKVNNILIKIKRTRKNNYKFEFIGFVKYFYYFNNMSDFYYIPSFYNRYDYNINYIHFLQKGKTPQKKNINTQQEKNDTEEKTKKNKKKKKKKKKQKNENIKDVDKQNETYDPNQKYQKNVCDINLLNNENFFLFNNNHIYNSMNNTQNVNTKNMINYYNSNEELNEIIDIEKCKTNENNLYNNIDYNCINIDNNNNNDNFDNPSDMQNDQIYCNNSLKGSHNIMNNKLTQLNENTGLPAFSPYEQFSSFPYHNEEVELLYKQLVDKKIFKDDDLSYDDDNYNNNINTERNYSSDESEAYELHCSIHSKCINPYDYKSYESHITNKYIREYKHIISKFSPPIDSKEEIKQGDLAKFLKELIHIPNNDLISNVSINTTNDMDNKNDHADNINKYGHNYNHIIHNVNNPNEDHNQMDATIIDDLYNEENNLMLNKKTKNEDITNYSNKIIVTKKPVHCNPIAKYDDEYLPINPFESALKKYVSDELYNRVKLLFEIRPIWCKDVLLEHVENISTYCLKSCFSKICFYFADGPWRRTYCKYGYDPRKDPTSYIYQTIDFRYNLSREIKTKDIEEINKCISKKKLYIDTTITNLLKKRKKKNKVSNVMLQYNNIHNPDNLMNENIKKREYDINYDKRNNMINSHYNNAQNYIMFGENPNSSNELNSYLINKENNNYNIYQNDIYDKDENIFFHEDEEINEILQFLKKSKTISLMEHFRSEAHFSVTPLKLSTMYQFIDIYDNNVMSFLLNLRTQRVCSRENGWIDSKDLAKIRDILSVRSVTLRRAHFK from the coding sequence atgattaGGGACGGTAGCGAAAAGGAGGATAAATCTTTTGTGAgggtttataaaaataaagataaaaataaagaaatatattttgaaacaATTcgaaaagataaatatatttgtgtagAAGTCCCAGGAAGAATCAAAAAGGGTTCTAATGGATTATCAGCTGTAGAAAGTTTAGGAGGGTTACATAAAATTACAGAAGTATTTAatcatcataaaaataaatataattatgatgaaaCTATAGTTTtaagaattaataataatgatatgtaTTCTTCTTTCATATCAGCTACATGTACAAaagttaataatatattaataaaaataaaaagaacaaggaaaaataattataagttTGAATTCATTGGCTTTGTTaaatacttttattattttaataatatgagcgatttttattatattccatCATTCTATAATAgatatgattataatataaactatattcattttttacaaaaagGAAAGACacctcaaaaaaaaaacataaatacacaacaagaaaaaaatgatacagaagaaaaaacaaaaaaaaacaagaaaaaaaaaaaaaaaaaaaaaaaacagaaaaatgaaaatataaaagatgtagataaacaaaatgaaacatatgatccaaatcaaaaatatcaaaaaaatgtttgtgatataaatttattaaataatgagaacttttttcttttcaataataatcacatatataatagtatgaataatacacaaaatgtaaatacaaaaaatatgataaattattataattcaaatgaagaattaaacgaaattatagatatagaaaaatgtaaaacaaatgaaaataatttatataacaatatagattataattgtataaatattgataataataataataatgacaatTTTGATAATCCAAGTGATATGCAAAACGATCAAATTTATTGTAATAACTCATTGAAGGGCTCGcataatataatgaataataaattaacacaattaaatgaaaatacagGCCTTCCCGCATTTTCACCTTATGAACAATTTTCATCTTTTCCTTATCATAACGAAGAAGTGGAATTGTTATATAAACAACTGGtggataaaaaaatatttaaagacGATGATTTGtcatatgatgatgataattataataataatataaatacagaAAGAAATTATTCCTCAGATGAAAGTGAAGCGTATGAATTACATTGTTCTATTCATAGTAAATGTATAAATCCTTATGATTATAAAAGTTATGAATCACATATtacaaacaaatatataagagaatataaacatattataagTAAATTTTCTCCACCTATTGATTCAAAGGAGGAAATAAAACAAGGAGATCTAgcaaaatttttaaaagaattgaTACACATACCAAATAATGATCTTATATCAAATGTTTCAATAAATACAACAAATGATatggataataaaaatgatcatgctgataatataaataagtatggtcataattataatcatattattcaCAATGTTAATAATCCAAACGAGGACCATAATCAAATGGATGCAACTATCATTGATGATTTATacaatgaagaaaataatttaatgttgaataaaaaaactaaaaatgaagatataacaaattacagtaataaaattattgttACAAAAAAACCTGTACATTGTAATCCTATAGCTAAATATGATGATGAATATTTACCTATCAATCCTTTTGAATCagctttaaaaaaatatgtctcagatgaattatataatagaGTTAAATTACTTTTTGAAATCAGGCCAATATGGTGTAAAGATGTTTTATTAGAACATGTTGAAAATATAAGTACATATTGTTTAAAAAGCTGTTTCTCAAAAATTTGCTTTTATTTTGCTGACGGTCCATGGAGAAGAACCTATTGTAAATATGGATATGATCCTCGTAAGGATCCAAcaagttatatatatcaaaccATCGATTTCAGATATAATCTTAGTAgagaaataaaaacaaaagatATAGAAgagataaataaatgtatttctaagaaaaagttatatatagataCTACAATAAcgaatttgttaaaaaagcgcaaaaaaaaaaataaagtatcCAATGTTATgttacaatataataatatacataatccAGACAATTTAATGAATgagaatattaaaaaaagagaatatgatataaattatgataaaaggaataatatgataaactcacattataataatgcacaaaattatattatgtttgGGGAAAACCCTAATTCTTCAAATGAGTTGAATagttatttaataaataaagaaaacaataattataatatttatcaaaatgatatatatgataaagacgaaaatattttttttcatgaagatgaagaaattAATGAAATCCTTcaatttttgaaaaaatcaaaaaccATATCTCTTATGGAACATTTTCGTTCCGAAGCACATTTTTCTGTCACACCATTAAAACTGTCAACTATGTATCAgtttatagatatatatgacAACAATGTAATgtcctttttattaaatcTGAGAACACAAAGAGTTTGTTCACGAGAAAATGGATGGATCGATAGTAAAGATCTAGCCAAAATTAGAGACATTTTATCAGTCCGATCCGTTACATTACGAAGAGCTCATTTTAAATGA
- a CDS encoding 50S ribosomal protein L1, apicoplast, putative, with translation MTLKNGYRKIIKVLFIFIHIFHTTIESFVTNYICKINEAPHYNNVFHKNKNRTILKDKKYPVEKNKKNLINVQPSTVITPGNETNDGIIKKVKLKKKDKKIFKKYKDFLDILPKKTNEYTLMEAIEKIKTLAIHKFVESIDIYLSFNPKKSKMTKNDNIKTFITFPHNLKKKREKKVYVVTNSKLQKIASQSGADVVGEDDLINKIKEKEIRLEKKNNNFIICTNDCIHKLTKVGKEIGRKGLMPNEKCGTLVSEFLLPKHIKLFKFENTYIFKLNKLNTLNINIGDVYMSNDEIRENINHLFEHLENLEFFHFNFKHVKTLYLSSTMGFPFKIKKTSL, from the exons atgactttaaaaaatggatacagaaaaattataaaagttctttttatattcatacacATTTTTCATACTACTATTGAATCTTTTGTAACTAATTacatatgtaaaataaatgaagcTCCTCATTATAACAATGTTTTTCATAAAAACAAGAATAGGACaattttaaaagataaaaagtACCCtgtggaaaaaaataaaaaaaatctgATTAACGTCCAACCGTCTACTGTTATCACACCTGGTAACGAAACAAACGATGGGATAAtcaaaaaagtaaaattaaaaaaaaaggataagaaaatatttaaaaaatataaggatTTCCTTGATATATTACCAAAAAAAACTAATGAATATACCTTAATGGAAGcaatagaaaaaattaaaacctTAGCCATACATAAATTTGTTGAAAGTAtagatatttatttatccttTAATCCGAAAAAATCGAAAATGactaaaaatgataatataaaaacgtTTATTACTTTTCctcataatttaaaaaaaaagagagaaaaaaaagtatatgtGGTAACTAATTCGAAATTGCAAAAAATAGCTAGCCAGtcag GAGCTGATGTTGTTGGTGAAGATGATttgataaataaaataaaagaaaaagaaattagactagagaaaaagaataataattttataatatgcaCAAATGATTGTATACACAAATTGACAAAAGTAGGAAAAGAGATTGGAAGAAAAGGATTAATGCCTAATGAAAAATGTGGAACTTTAGTTAGTGAATTTTTATTAcctaaacatataaaattatttaaatttgaaaatacatatatatttaaattaaataaattaaatactttaaatataaatattggaGATGTTTATATGTCAAATGATGAAATaagagaaaatattaatcatCTATTTGAACATTTGGAAAATCTtgaattttttcattttaattttaaacaCGTAAAAACACTTTATTTAAGTAGTACTATGGGTTTCCcttttaaaataaagaaaacctctttataa
- a CDS encoding zinc finger protein, putative has protein sequence MMDKNSKNSTQGQSETLFLIKKQFFKTKMCPFQKNKNYCLNKSSCHYAHSIEELKPMPDLRNTKLCDYIKKKIPCRDINCKFAHDIDTLKPSVHLATYKSTICSFWGKGKCFNGNKCRFAHGNEDIKYNDDIKYDEVVKYDDDIKYDEVIKYDDGVKYNDNIKYDEGVKHDDLKYNDHIKFNDDVKYNKSNKYKNIYKDINFDLKKEGTASTYSFNTCDYSVNCSMETANASSFDKSKEIIFLKKKDINKETNIDDNNENDNKSEKMNHNIFFKNQEREYNIEMINNNNTVGKDNFLNKYYPNNYYYDNKEKIDNIWNNKENIENINYIDDEIKISEETENKRKKNFHNEFLYNNNFNNSIEYAENIEKGCINDVINNLGNIALSTFIENNDKYTNVIKYLLNENNMLKECIKKEQKNNISLQHDNKDICHMKVDTNNLTYKNNMLKLNDNNNNNNICFNDVTNFMFPEENLEKLIYSNDKKIYSNNNISTLDDTNKIDENFYGIIKTIDDILISHNIVSQRNINDINKINSDDDNKNNDDNNNNNNSDVDDNNNNYDHNNNEEYKNITSCNLKSFTNYKNLYPNFHTFNTNDNKNVEAEKYKNLQKNFYEENLEYTKYKAYPHNIINMNYNNYTNDIKNYSSQTFFDPPTYSNVELLNEQDTNEHIKCLKNIATEKANNKNDEIYAWNDKRYITSDNISPPFFFHNNDIISPHYNNNNNNNFNNSSKETNRTKMLKEKNAKLNLREYSEGGDNKSMNIDKLLEITDEKSDILKKIKNFISNELQNNENQNYSNKKNNLYSNISITSNGNNNNNNNNNNNNNMSRKSTLLNEHNNSSTFNAILPGFYNDIYTINNNNHNNNYDCNNNNRNNASFMNDHNVDKINSNFYKNKNDINNDHNNKYSHQITSNDWMNHQKNKDFFNMSKSVNLSSLN, from the coding sequence atgatggATAAGAATAGTAAGAATTCCACACAGGGGCAATCAGAAACGTTgtttcttataaaaaaacaatttttcAAAACAAAAATGTGTCCTTTTCagaagaataaaaattattgtcTAAATAAATCTAGTTGTCATTATGCACACAGTATAGAAGAATTAAAACCAATGCCAGATTTAAGGAATACAAAGTTGtgtgattatataaaaaaaaagataccTTGTAGAGATATAAATTGTAAGTTTGCTCATGATATTGATACATTAAAACCTAGTGTTCATTTAGCTACATACAAATCAACTATATGCAGTTTCTGGGGGAAGGGAAAATGCTTCAATGGAAATAAATGCCGATTTGCTCACGGcaatgaagatataaaatataatgatgatataaaatatgatgagGTGGTAAAATATGacgatgatataaaatatgatgagGTGATAAAATATGACGATGgtgtaaaatataatgataatataaaatatgatgagGGTGTAAAACATGACGacttaaaatataatgaccatataaaatttaatgaCGATGTCAAATATAACAAgagtaataaatataagaacatatataaagatattaactttgatttaaaaaaagaaggtaCAGCATCTACATATTCATTTAACACATGTGATTATTCAGTTAATTGTTCTATGGAAACAGCTAATGCATCCTCATTCGATAAAAgcaaagaaattatatttttaaaaaaaaaagatataaataaggaGACTAAcattgatgataataatgagaaTGATAACAAGAGTGAAAAAATGAAtcacaatatttttttcaaaaaccAGGAGAGAGAATATAACATCgaaatgataaataataataatacagtTGGAAaggataattttttaaataaatattatcctaataattattattatgacaataaagaaaagattgataatatatggaataacaaagaaaatatagagaatataaattatatagatgatgaaataaaaatttcaGAGGAGacagaaaataaaagaaaaaaaaattttcataatgaatttttatacaataacaattttaataattcaataGAATATGcagaaaatatagaaaaggGTTGTATTAATGATGTTATAAATAATCTTGGTAATATTGCTTTATCTAcatttatagaaaataatgataaatatacaaatgttataaaatatttattgaacgaaaataatatgttgaaagaatgtattaaaaaggaacagaaaaataatatttcattacaacatgataataaagatatatgtCACATGAAGGTAGATACAAATaatttaacatataaaaataatatgctCAAATTAAAtgacaacaataataataataatatatgttttaatgaTGTAACAAATTTTATGTTCCCAGAAGAAAatttagaaaaattaatatattctaatgataagaaaatatattcaaataataatatatcaacattagatgatacaaataaaatcgatgaaaatttttatggcataataaaaacaatagaTGATATTCTAATTTCACATAATATAGTTTcacaaagaaatataaatgatatcaataaaattaatagtgacgatgataataaaaataatgatgataataataataataataatagtgacgttgatgataataataataactacgatcataataataatgaggaatataaaaatataacatcgTGTAATTTAAAATCCTTTACAAAttacaaaaatttatatcCAAATTTTCATACAtttaatacaaatgataataaaaatgttgaagcagagaaatataaaaatttacaaaaaaatttttatgaagaaaatttggaatatacaaaatataaagcATATCCTCATAATATAATCAATATGAACTATAATAATTACACAAAtgacataaaaaattattcttcTCAAACGTTTTTTGATCCACCTACGTACTCGAATGTCGAATTATTAAACGAGCAAGATACAAACGAGcatataaaatgtttaaaaaatatagcaACAGAAAAAGCAAATAACAAAAACGATGAAATATATGCATGGAATGATAAACGATATATTACAAGTGATAATATATCacctccttttttttttcataataatgatataatatcacctcattataataataataataataacaattttaataattcttcaaAGGAAACAAATAGAACAAAAAtgttgaaagaaaaaaatgcaaaattaaatttaagaGAATATTCAGAAGGGGGAGATAATAAAAGTATGAACATAGATAAGCTTTTAGAAATTACTGATGAAAAAtctgatattttaaaaaaaataaaaaattttatttcgaatgaattacaaaataatgaaaaccAAAATTattctaataaaaaaaataatctttattctaatatatctataacaTCAAATggaaacaacaacaacaacaataataataataataataataatatgtctaGAAAGAGTACCTTATTAAATGAACATAATAATTCATCTACATTTAATGCTATCCTTCCCGGTTTTTATAATGACATCTAcactattaataataataatcataataataattatgattgtaataataataataggaaTAACGCTAGCTTTATGAATGATCATAATGTTGATAAGATTAATAGTaatttttacaaaaataaaaatgatattaataatgatcataataataaatactcTCATCAAATAACATCAAATGACTGGATGAatcatcaaaaaaataaagactTTTTCAATATGTCAAAATCGGTTAATTTGAGTAGTTTAAATTAA
- a CDS encoding syntaxin, Qa-SNARE family — protein sequence MSYKNYENNKINNTSFIVDEERSDRNEKKIKDNILLIKKNMIYAEENLENLKNNLISKRIIEALHEEIQQIYVKVVETEHLFREWEIRFAENPFEKQKKKYIFEKLNIHFKNEVNKLENISINVKKAANELPNIENGEMNYNNNNNNMNGLLNNKKKGNHKFISSDDTIINNNFVLDLDKTYVNNDDFIESSTLYDYEFDQCSENDLLIENEIINDKYEGIKKIQGQVAQAQEVFKDLANLVFTQKENIEMLNNNLYDTKVNTFKSAKELKKTYDNVKQQRFSWFLAVVTLIIFIYFLYFKIFHFSLFS from the coding sequence atgtcatataagaattatgaaaataacaAGATAAATAATACGTCCTTTATTGTAGATGAAGAAAGATCAGATAGAAATGAGAAAAAGATAAAGGACAATATTTTACTTATAAAGAAGAATATGATATATGCAGAAGAAAATttagaaaatttaaaaaataatttaatatcaaAGAGAATTATTGAAGCATTACATGAAGAAATAcaacaaatatatgtaaaagtAGTAGAGACAGAACATTTATTTAGAGAGTGGGAAATACGTTTTGCTGAGAATCCATttgaaaaacaaaagaagaaatatatatttgagaaattaaatattcattttaaaaatgaagtaAATAAATTAGAAAACATATCAATAAATGTCAAAAAGGCAGCTAATGAATTAccaaatatagaaaatggtgaaatgaattataataataataataataatatgaatggtttattaaataataaaaaaaaaggaaatcaTAAATTTATATCAAGTGATGatacaataataaataataattttgttctAGATCTAGATAAAacatatgtaaataatgatgattttATTGAATCATCTACTTTATATGATTATGAATTTGATCAATGTAGTGAAAACGATTTATTAatagaaaatgaaataattaatgataaatatgaaggcataaaaaaaatacaaggACAAGTTGCTCAAGCACAAGAAGTTTTTAAAGATCTAGCTAATCTTGTATTCacacaaaaagaaaatattgaaatGCTAAATAATAATCTATATGACACTAAAGTAAATACATTTAAAAGTgcaaaagaattaaaaaaaacttaTGATAATGTAAAACAACAAAGATTCTCATGGTTTCTAGCTGTTGTGAcattgataatatttatttattttttatatttcaaaatatttcACTTTTCTCTATTCTCAtga